A section of the Phaseolus vulgaris cultivar G19833 chromosome 8, P. vulgaris v2.0, whole genome shotgun sequence genome encodes:
- the LOC137827259 gene encoding uncharacterized protein isoform X1 — translation MEEQTFVSKARIAFHSAAAKAERVLMDFKSDRALTQFVDREEDHDRHSSPEADSPNSNNNNNESESKIRSELKHIKWRPPHLGIKQDWQDRIKNIRRGRKEVEDTDKVGDANMAIPFYDDNLYTLNVKNDLDAKASESFPSVESLTAATKDPIPPSSVLKQLAIAVEAGSKVKSMKEFIASPGGSSPAKERAGLSLSAVKALVLREKEDNLTSEFSSNDKVVQLISSLFDPEGDFLTRKINSNIEEIVMTSLPRDIHGAPPESLVVKLAEIIGNYKTVRKMALFWCSVVAELRKLWYEEQHLPGVPQNEIPDLKSCLLYQHFQVINCCISRKMFRSIATESLDSMMIQASSGTKESSDNNVGAPASPVLYARVNSGELILRLGADRLAGDMTLLETGEPVYSPLTQEGPLLTEDLIKETEEFVLRTGSVGAGCSQLLSDMQAFKAANPGCILEDFVRWHSPPDWTDNEASVEDSDVFDSGELLSARGQLSRRMQKEGNLWRELWETSKPVPAVKQAPLFDEDLAVEGILNAFEDIHPSDLFEQLFVSLLGLGFAMAEPMLSSNSDFSKLFYDCKEYIVVACQSSKLNEKVDDLVQAYETVERMLLNPEEALKMIKQTEESAMVTDEPKSPLKRLSLMFAGKDKLLRRSLSKDQINDEEKSGRQSFSSFFDSKSSLFSKKPPKSESPSPSEKSSLDAGWTVV, via the exons ATGGAGGAGCAGACTTTCGTGTCGAAAGCGAGGATCGCCTTCCATTCCGCGGCGGCGAAAGCGGAGCGCGTGCTTATGGATTTCAAATCTGATCGAG CATTGACTCAATTTGTTGACCGTGAAGAAGATCACGATAGGCACTCGTCGCCGGAAGCTGATTCTCCCaacagcaacaacaacaacaacgaaAGCGAGTCCAAG ATTCGCAGTGAATTGAAGCATATAAAGTGGAGGCCTCCACATCTAGGAATAAAGCAGGATTGGCAAGATAGAATAAAGAACATCCGGAGAGGGAGAAAAGAAGTTGAAGATACAGATAAAGTTGGGGATGCGAACATGGCAATTCCATTTTACGATGATAATTTGTACACCCTGAATGTGAAGAATGATCTTGATGCCAAG GCTTCAGAATCATTTCCTTCAGTTGAAAGCCTAACTGCTGCAACTAAGGATCCCATTCCTCCGTCATCTGTACTCAAGCAATTGGCTATAGCTGTTGA GGCCGGAAGTAAAGTGAAGTCAATGAAAGAATTTATagcttcaccaggaggttcttcACCCGCTAAAGAGAGGGCAGGCTTGAGTCTCTCTGCAGTTAAGGCTTTAGTGCTACGTGAAAAGGAGGACAATCTTACTTCGGAGTTTAGTAGCAATGATAAAGTTGTGCAGTTAATCAGTTCTCTGTTTGATCCAG AGGGAGATTTCCTAACAAGAAAGATCAACTCTAATATAGAGGAAATTGTCATGACATCTTTGCCAAGAGATATTCATGGTGCTCCTCCTGAAAGCCTTGTTGTTAAGCTAGCTGAAATCATTGGAAACTACAAGACTGTCCGTAAAATGGCTCTTTTCTGGTGCAGTGTTGTTGCTGAA CTAAGAAAACTTTGGTATGAGGAGCAACACTTACCAGGAGTTCCCCAGAACGAGATTCCTGATTTGAAGTCATGTCTTCTATATCAACATTTTCAAGTAATTAATTGCTGCATCTCTCGGAAAATGTTCCGCAGTATTGCCACTGAATCTTTAGACTCTATGATGATACAAGCTAGTTCAGGCACAAAAGAATCATCTGATAATAATGTTGGAGCTCCTGCAAGCCCTGTTTTATATGCTAGAGTAAACAGTGGGGAGCTTATTCTACGACTTGGTGCAGATCGTCTTGCTGGAGATATGACACTGTTGGAAACTGGCGAGCCTGTGTATTCTCCACTCACCCAG GAAGGGCCTTTGCTTACAGAAGATCTAATCAAGGAAACAGAGGAGTTTGTGCTGCGGACAGGGAG TGTTGGTGCTGGGTGCTCCCAATTGCTGTCTGATATGCAAGCTTTCAAG GCTGCAAATCCTGGATGTATTTTGGAGGATTTTGTAAGATGGCACTCTCCTCCTGATTGGACAGACAATGAGGCAAGTGTCGAGGATAGTGATGTTTTTGATAGTGGTGAGTTATTGTCTGCCAGAGGTCAGCTAAGTCGGCGAATGCAAAAAGAAG GTAATTTGTGGCGTGAATTGTGGGAAACATCAAAACCAGTACCAGCTGTTAAGCAGGCACCTCTGTTTGATGAGGATTTGGCAGT GGAGGGCATCCTAAATGCTTTTGAGGACATCCATCCATCTGATCTTTTTGAACAGCTGTTTGTTTCTTTG CTTGGTTTAGGGTTTGCAATGGCTGAACCTATGCTGTCTAGTAACAGTGACTTCTCGAAGTTATTCTATGACTGCAAGGAGTACATAGTTGTCGCTTGTCAAAGCAGCAAATTGAATGAGAAAGTTGATGATCTTGTCCAG GCATATGAAACAGTGGAGAGAATGTTATTGAATCCTGAAGAAGCACTGAAGATGATTAAGCAGACAGAGGAATCAGCTATGGTTACTGATGAACCAAAGAGCCCGTTGAAGAGGCTTAGCCTTATGTTTGCCGGCAAAGATAAACTATTGAGGAGGTCTCTCTCAAAGGATCAGATAAATGATGAAGAAAAGTCTGGTCGGCAATCATTCTCAAGTTTCTTTGATAGCAAGTCATCTTTGTTCTCAAAGAAGCCGCCAAAGTCTGAATCCCCATCTCCTTCTGAGAAATCTTCTCTCGATGCTGGTTGGACAGTTGTATAG
- the LOC137827261 gene encoding uncharacterized protein, with product MRCLQLQSSLLPLHAKLKHQLHHISHTCKLFCLSTHQPPLLLHLPSPTSLSTKALPHLMVVSPAESGDLSSLLPIGGVLLAMYFVSNFVVPGFLANSFPKSDEEQKVDDEDEDEDEGEDEDEEEDEEEDDRR from the exons ATGAGGTGCCTCCAGCTACAATCTTCACTGCTTCCCTTGCATGCAAAACTCAAACATCAGCTACATCATATAAGCCACACCTGCAAACTGTTTTGCCTTTCTACTCACCAACCTCCACTTCTCCTGCACTTACCTTCACCAACTTCATTGAGTACCAAGGCACTCCCACATTTAATGGTTGTTTCCCCAGCAGAATCCGGTGACCTATCATCCTTACTCCCAATAGG TGGTGTGCTTCTAGCAATGTACTTCGTCTCAAATTTTGTTGTCCCGGGTTTCCTTGCCAACTCTTTCCCTAAGTCAGATGAAGAGCAGAAGgttgatgatgaagatgaagatgaagatgaaggagaagatgaagatgaagaagaagatgaagaagaagatgatagaAGATGA
- the LOC137827258 gene encoding uncharacterized protein: MTGETVNPKAYPLADAQLSITILDLVQQAANYKQLKKGANEATKTLNRGISEFVVMAADTEPLEILLHLPLLAEDKNVPYVFVPSKQALGRACGVTRPVIACSVTTNEGSQLKSQIQQLKDAIEKLLI, encoded by the exons ATG ACAGGAGAGACCGTGAACCCAAAAGCTTACCCTCTGGCCGATGCGCAACTCTCAATAACAATACTCGATCTTGTGCAACAAGCTGCCAACTACAAGCAGCTCAAAAAGGGTGCTAATGAAG CCACCAAGACTCTGAACAGAGGCATTTCTGAGTTCGTTGTCATGGCGGCAGACACCGAGCCTCTTGAAATTCTACTCCATCTTCCTCTGCTTGCTGAGGACAAG AATGTCCCCTATGTATTCGTCCCATCAAAACAAGCACTTGGGCGGGCATGTGGCGTCACACGGCCAGTGATTGCATGTTCTGTAACAACCAATGAAGGAAGTCAGCTGAAATCACAAATTCAGCAACTAAAG GACGCTATTGAGAAGCTTTTAATCTGA
- the LOC137827259 gene encoding uncharacterized protein isoform X3: MEEQTFVSKARIAFHSAAAKAERVLMDFKSDRDHDRHSSPEADSPNSNNNNNESESKIRSELKHIKWRPPHLGIKQDWQDRIKNIRRGRKEVEDTDKVGDANMAIPFYDDNLYTLNVKNDLDAKASESFPSVESLTAATKDPIPPSSVLKQLAIAVEAGSKVKSMKEFIASPGGSSPAKERAGLSLSAVKALVLREKEDNLTSEFSSNDKVVQLISSLFDPEGDFLTRKINSNIEEIVMTSLPRDIHGAPPESLVVKLAEIIGNYKTVRKMALFWCSVVAELRKLWYEEQHLPGVPQNEIPDLKSCLLYQHFQVINCCISRKMFRSIATESLDSMMIQASSGTKESSDNNVGAPASPVLYARVNSGELILRLGADRLAGDMTLLETGEPVYSPLTQEGPLLTEDLIKETEEFVLRTGSVGAGCSQLLSDMQAFKAANPGCILEDFVRWHSPPDWTDNEASVEDSDVFDSGELLSARGQLSRRMQKEGNLWRELWETSKPVPAVKQAPLFDEDLAVEGILNAFEDIHPSDLFEQLFVSLLGLGFAMAEPMLSSNSDFSKLFYDCKEYIVVACQSSKLNEKVDDLVQAYETVERMLLNPEEALKMIKQTEESAMVTDEPKSPLKRLSLMFAGKDKLLRRSLSKDQINDEEKSGRQSFSSFFDSKSSLFSKKPPKSESPSPSEKSSLDAGWTVV; this comes from the exons ATGGAGGAGCAGACTTTCGTGTCGAAAGCGAGGATCGCCTTCCATTCCGCGGCGGCGAAAGCGGAGCGCGTGCTTATGGATTTCAAATCTGATCGAG ATCACGATAGGCACTCGTCGCCGGAAGCTGATTCTCCCaacagcaacaacaacaacaacgaaAGCGAGTCCAAG ATTCGCAGTGAATTGAAGCATATAAAGTGGAGGCCTCCACATCTAGGAATAAAGCAGGATTGGCAAGATAGAATAAAGAACATCCGGAGAGGGAGAAAAGAAGTTGAAGATACAGATAAAGTTGGGGATGCGAACATGGCAATTCCATTTTACGATGATAATTTGTACACCCTGAATGTGAAGAATGATCTTGATGCCAAG GCTTCAGAATCATTTCCTTCAGTTGAAAGCCTAACTGCTGCAACTAAGGATCCCATTCCTCCGTCATCTGTACTCAAGCAATTGGCTATAGCTGTTGA GGCCGGAAGTAAAGTGAAGTCAATGAAAGAATTTATagcttcaccaggaggttcttcACCCGCTAAAGAGAGGGCAGGCTTGAGTCTCTCTGCAGTTAAGGCTTTAGTGCTACGTGAAAAGGAGGACAATCTTACTTCGGAGTTTAGTAGCAATGATAAAGTTGTGCAGTTAATCAGTTCTCTGTTTGATCCAG AGGGAGATTTCCTAACAAGAAAGATCAACTCTAATATAGAGGAAATTGTCATGACATCTTTGCCAAGAGATATTCATGGTGCTCCTCCTGAAAGCCTTGTTGTTAAGCTAGCTGAAATCATTGGAAACTACAAGACTGTCCGTAAAATGGCTCTTTTCTGGTGCAGTGTTGTTGCTGAA CTAAGAAAACTTTGGTATGAGGAGCAACACTTACCAGGAGTTCCCCAGAACGAGATTCCTGATTTGAAGTCATGTCTTCTATATCAACATTTTCAAGTAATTAATTGCTGCATCTCTCGGAAAATGTTCCGCAGTATTGCCACTGAATCTTTAGACTCTATGATGATACAAGCTAGTTCAGGCACAAAAGAATCATCTGATAATAATGTTGGAGCTCCTGCAAGCCCTGTTTTATATGCTAGAGTAAACAGTGGGGAGCTTATTCTACGACTTGGTGCAGATCGTCTTGCTGGAGATATGACACTGTTGGAAACTGGCGAGCCTGTGTATTCTCCACTCACCCAG GAAGGGCCTTTGCTTACAGAAGATCTAATCAAGGAAACAGAGGAGTTTGTGCTGCGGACAGGGAG TGTTGGTGCTGGGTGCTCCCAATTGCTGTCTGATATGCAAGCTTTCAAG GCTGCAAATCCTGGATGTATTTTGGAGGATTTTGTAAGATGGCACTCTCCTCCTGATTGGACAGACAATGAGGCAAGTGTCGAGGATAGTGATGTTTTTGATAGTGGTGAGTTATTGTCTGCCAGAGGTCAGCTAAGTCGGCGAATGCAAAAAGAAG GTAATTTGTGGCGTGAATTGTGGGAAACATCAAAACCAGTACCAGCTGTTAAGCAGGCACCTCTGTTTGATGAGGATTTGGCAGT GGAGGGCATCCTAAATGCTTTTGAGGACATCCATCCATCTGATCTTTTTGAACAGCTGTTTGTTTCTTTG CTTGGTTTAGGGTTTGCAATGGCTGAACCTATGCTGTCTAGTAACAGTGACTTCTCGAAGTTATTCTATGACTGCAAGGAGTACATAGTTGTCGCTTGTCAAAGCAGCAAATTGAATGAGAAAGTTGATGATCTTGTCCAG GCATATGAAACAGTGGAGAGAATGTTATTGAATCCTGAAGAAGCACTGAAGATGATTAAGCAGACAGAGGAATCAGCTATGGTTACTGATGAACCAAAGAGCCCGTTGAAGAGGCTTAGCCTTATGTTTGCCGGCAAAGATAAACTATTGAGGAGGTCTCTCTCAAAGGATCAGATAAATGATGAAGAAAAGTCTGGTCGGCAATCATTCTCAAGTTTCTTTGATAGCAAGTCATCTTTGTTCTCAAAGAAGCCGCCAAAGTCTGAATCCCCATCTCCTTCTGAGAAATCTTCTCTCGATGCTGGTTGGACAGTTGTATAG
- the LOC137827259 gene encoding uncharacterized protein isoform X2 — MEEQTFVSKARIAFHSAAAKAERVLMDFKSDREDHDRHSSPEADSPNSNNNNNESESKIRSELKHIKWRPPHLGIKQDWQDRIKNIRRGRKEVEDTDKVGDANMAIPFYDDNLYTLNVKNDLDAKASESFPSVESLTAATKDPIPPSSVLKQLAIAVEAGSKVKSMKEFIASPGGSSPAKERAGLSLSAVKALVLREKEDNLTSEFSSNDKVVQLISSLFDPEGDFLTRKINSNIEEIVMTSLPRDIHGAPPESLVVKLAEIIGNYKTVRKMALFWCSVVAELRKLWYEEQHLPGVPQNEIPDLKSCLLYQHFQVINCCISRKMFRSIATESLDSMMIQASSGTKESSDNNVGAPASPVLYARVNSGELILRLGADRLAGDMTLLETGEPVYSPLTQEGPLLTEDLIKETEEFVLRTGSVGAGCSQLLSDMQAFKAANPGCILEDFVRWHSPPDWTDNEASVEDSDVFDSGELLSARGQLSRRMQKEGNLWRELWETSKPVPAVKQAPLFDEDLAVEGILNAFEDIHPSDLFEQLFVSLLGLGFAMAEPMLSSNSDFSKLFYDCKEYIVVACQSSKLNEKVDDLVQAYETVERMLLNPEEALKMIKQTEESAMVTDEPKSPLKRLSLMFAGKDKLLRRSLSKDQINDEEKSGRQSFSSFFDSKSSLFSKKPPKSESPSPSEKSSLDAGWTVV, encoded by the exons ATGGAGGAGCAGACTTTCGTGTCGAAAGCGAGGATCGCCTTCCATTCCGCGGCGGCGAAAGCGGAGCGCGTGCTTATGGATTTCAAATCTGATCGAG AAGATCACGATAGGCACTCGTCGCCGGAAGCTGATTCTCCCaacagcaacaacaacaacaacgaaAGCGAGTCCAAG ATTCGCAGTGAATTGAAGCATATAAAGTGGAGGCCTCCACATCTAGGAATAAAGCAGGATTGGCAAGATAGAATAAAGAACATCCGGAGAGGGAGAAAAGAAGTTGAAGATACAGATAAAGTTGGGGATGCGAACATGGCAATTCCATTTTACGATGATAATTTGTACACCCTGAATGTGAAGAATGATCTTGATGCCAAG GCTTCAGAATCATTTCCTTCAGTTGAAAGCCTAACTGCTGCAACTAAGGATCCCATTCCTCCGTCATCTGTACTCAAGCAATTGGCTATAGCTGTTGA GGCCGGAAGTAAAGTGAAGTCAATGAAAGAATTTATagcttcaccaggaggttcttcACCCGCTAAAGAGAGGGCAGGCTTGAGTCTCTCTGCAGTTAAGGCTTTAGTGCTACGTGAAAAGGAGGACAATCTTACTTCGGAGTTTAGTAGCAATGATAAAGTTGTGCAGTTAATCAGTTCTCTGTTTGATCCAG AGGGAGATTTCCTAACAAGAAAGATCAACTCTAATATAGAGGAAATTGTCATGACATCTTTGCCAAGAGATATTCATGGTGCTCCTCCTGAAAGCCTTGTTGTTAAGCTAGCTGAAATCATTGGAAACTACAAGACTGTCCGTAAAATGGCTCTTTTCTGGTGCAGTGTTGTTGCTGAA CTAAGAAAACTTTGGTATGAGGAGCAACACTTACCAGGAGTTCCCCAGAACGAGATTCCTGATTTGAAGTCATGTCTTCTATATCAACATTTTCAAGTAATTAATTGCTGCATCTCTCGGAAAATGTTCCGCAGTATTGCCACTGAATCTTTAGACTCTATGATGATACAAGCTAGTTCAGGCACAAAAGAATCATCTGATAATAATGTTGGAGCTCCTGCAAGCCCTGTTTTATATGCTAGAGTAAACAGTGGGGAGCTTATTCTACGACTTGGTGCAGATCGTCTTGCTGGAGATATGACACTGTTGGAAACTGGCGAGCCTGTGTATTCTCCACTCACCCAG GAAGGGCCTTTGCTTACAGAAGATCTAATCAAGGAAACAGAGGAGTTTGTGCTGCGGACAGGGAG TGTTGGTGCTGGGTGCTCCCAATTGCTGTCTGATATGCAAGCTTTCAAG GCTGCAAATCCTGGATGTATTTTGGAGGATTTTGTAAGATGGCACTCTCCTCCTGATTGGACAGACAATGAGGCAAGTGTCGAGGATAGTGATGTTTTTGATAGTGGTGAGTTATTGTCTGCCAGAGGTCAGCTAAGTCGGCGAATGCAAAAAGAAG GTAATTTGTGGCGTGAATTGTGGGAAACATCAAAACCAGTACCAGCTGTTAAGCAGGCACCTCTGTTTGATGAGGATTTGGCAGT GGAGGGCATCCTAAATGCTTTTGAGGACATCCATCCATCTGATCTTTTTGAACAGCTGTTTGTTTCTTTG CTTGGTTTAGGGTTTGCAATGGCTGAACCTATGCTGTCTAGTAACAGTGACTTCTCGAAGTTATTCTATGACTGCAAGGAGTACATAGTTGTCGCTTGTCAAAGCAGCAAATTGAATGAGAAAGTTGATGATCTTGTCCAG GCATATGAAACAGTGGAGAGAATGTTATTGAATCCTGAAGAAGCACTGAAGATGATTAAGCAGACAGAGGAATCAGCTATGGTTACTGATGAACCAAAGAGCCCGTTGAAGAGGCTTAGCCTTATGTTTGCCGGCAAAGATAAACTATTGAGGAGGTCTCTCTCAAAGGATCAGATAAATGATGAAGAAAAGTCTGGTCGGCAATCATTCTCAAGTTTCTTTGATAGCAAGTCATCTTTGTTCTCAAAGAAGCCGCCAAAGTCTGAATCCCCATCTCCTTCTGAGAAATCTTCTCTCGATGCTGGTTGGACAGTTGTATAG